A genomic window from Pseudoalteromonas rubra includes:
- the rsxD gene encoding electron transport complex subunit RsxD, translating to MKLTMASSPHNHSHKTLSRLMLTVIAACVPGILVQSYFFGAGTLFQLLLALLTVSATEAAMMKLRGRPVWPTLSDGSAWLTAVLLAVSIPPLAPWWVTVIGCVFAIAMVKQLYGGLGFNLFNPAMAAYVLLLISFPVQMTSWTPIIDIQATPLSVLDQLALIFTEQTLAGVPLAEARQVIDGTTSATPLDHVKTAVSQNLTVSEATDSAAFGEYAGQGWQWVNLAYLLGGLYLLKAKIINWHIPVAFIVTLAICSGLGFALSPATQAGTLFHLLSGATMLGAFFIATDPVSASTTNRGRLIYGALIGLLVYLIRHFGGYPDAVAFAVLIMNMAVPLIDYYTQPRTYGHGASS from the coding sequence ATGAAATTAACCATGGCTTCATCGCCCCACAATCACAGCCATAAAACACTTAGCCGCCTGATGCTGACAGTGATCGCCGCGTGTGTTCCCGGTATTCTGGTGCAAAGTTACTTTTTCGGTGCCGGCACCCTGTTCCAGCTATTACTGGCGCTGCTAACCGTCAGTGCGACCGAAGCCGCTATGATGAAATTGCGCGGTCGCCCTGTCTGGCCAACACTCAGTGACGGCAGTGCCTGGCTGACCGCTGTGCTGCTGGCGGTGAGCATTCCACCTTTGGCCCCCTGGTGGGTCACTGTGATTGGCTGTGTGTTTGCCATTGCCATGGTCAAACAGCTCTATGGGGGTCTGGGCTTTAACCTGTTCAACCCCGCGATGGCTGCATACGTTTTGCTGTTGATCTCATTTCCGGTGCAGATGACCAGCTGGACACCAATCATAGACATACAAGCTACGCCGTTGTCAGTACTGGATCAACTGGCACTCATTTTTACTGAACAGACTCTGGCAGGTGTGCCACTCGCGGAAGCGCGCCAGGTCATTGACGGTACTACCTCAGCAACCCCGCTTGATCATGTCAAAACGGCCGTATCGCAAAATCTGACTGTCTCAGAAGCCACTGATAGTGCCGCGTTCGGGGAATATGCAGGACAAGGCTGGCAGTGGGTTAACCTGGCTTACCTGTTAGGCGGTTTGTACCTGCTAAAAGCCAAAATCATTAACTGGCACATCCCGGTGGCGTTTATTGTGACCCTGGCAATATGCAGCGGCCTGGGGTTTGCACTGTCTCCGGCAACGCAAGCAGGTACCCTGTTCCACCTGCTGAGCGGTGCGACTATGCTGGGCGCCTTTTTTATCGCCACCGATCCGGTATCAGCCAGTACTACCAACCGCGGCCGCCTGATCTATGGCGCACTCATTGGGCTGTTGGTTTATCTGATCCGTCATTTTGGTGGCTACCCAGACGCCGTCGCCTTTGCCGTATTGATCATGAACATGGCGGTGCCTTTGATTGATTACTACACGCAGCCTCGTACATACGGGCATGGAGCAAGCTCATGA